A genomic segment from Nostoc sp. ATCC 53789 encodes:
- a CDS encoding NIPSNAP family protein, whose amino-acid sequence MIYELRIYHAMPGRLPALLLRFQNHTLRIWEKHGIRQAGFWTTLIGESNQQLTYMLTWDSMAERQERWNAFLADPEWIAISTETEKDGQLVQNISNELLVPTAFSSVK is encoded by the coding sequence ATGATTTACGAATTACGCATTTATCACGCCATGCCCGGACGACTACCCGCGCTGCTTTTGCGCTTCCAGAACCACACGTTACGGATTTGGGAAAAGCATGGCATCCGCCAAGCCGGATTCTGGACAACGTTAATCGGCGAGAGCAATCAGCAGCTTACTTATATGCTTACCTGGGACAGCATGGCTGAACGCCAGGAGCGCTGGAACGCATTCCTCGCCGACCCCGAATGGATCGCGATCAGCACCGAAACCGAGAAGGACGGTCAACTTGTGCAGAACATCAGTAACGAGTTGCTGGTACCGACCGCCTTTTCCTCAGTGAAGTGA
- a CDS encoding response regulator transcription factor, giving the protein MSQSTVIRVLIVDDHSIVRQGLAAMIENEPDMTVVGQAGNGQEAIAQYRQLQPDVTLIDLRMPQIGGVDAIVAICAEFAHARMIVLTTYDGDEDIYRALRAGAKGYLLKDAEPEALLNAIHIVHSGQQYIPSEVAAKLVQRMNIPELSDREQEVVCQMARGLSNQDIAAALNITESTVKFHINRILSKLGVSDRTQAVITALKRGLAKL; this is encoded by the coding sequence GTGAGTCAGTCTACAGTAATCCGCGTTTTGATTGTTGACGATCACTCAATCGTCCGGCAAGGACTAGCCGCGATGATTGAGAATGAGCCAGATATGACGGTGGTGGGTCAAGCGGGCAATGGGCAGGAAGCGATCGCTCAATATCGGCAACTGCAACCTGATGTCACCTTAATCGACTTACGGATGCCGCAGATCGGCGGCGTTGATGCCATCGTCGCCATCTGTGCTGAATTCGCTCATGCCCGGATGATTGTACTGACCACTTATGACGGGGACGAAGATATTTATCGAGCATTACGCGCCGGAGCCAAGGGCTATCTGCTGAAGGACGCGGAACCGGAGGCACTCCTGAATGCGATTCATATTGTTCACAGTGGACAACAATATATCCCTTCCGAAGTCGCTGCCAAACTGGTGCAACGGATGAACATTCCAGAGTTGAGCGATCGAGAACAAGAGGTTGTTTGTCAGATGGCGCGTGGCTTGAGTAATCAAGATATTGCTGCGGCTTTGAATATTACTGAAAGTACTGTGAAATTTCACATCAACCGGATTTTGAGCAAATTAGGCGTGAGCGATCGCACTCAAGCGGTGATTACCGCACTGAAGCGGGGACTCGCCAAGTTGTGA
- a CDS encoding DsbA family protein — protein sequence MNQDSNFNQLFVPPSERDRYQGMLNAPIVLVEYGNYQCLQSREMHQLIQAIVQDFNSRLTEKNSICVVFRYFIEHSIYPQAQKAAEAAEAAAAQGQFWQMHEMLLTHQEALGNGYLVEYANNLGLDISQFLQDIFKQVHVDRINQDIASGQQSGVVTAPALFINGIRYRHRWNMEQLMAAISTATNEVL from the coding sequence ATGAATCAAGATAGTAATTTTAATCAACTTTTTGTTCCACCTTCCGAACGCGATCGCTATCAAGGGATGCTCAATGCCCCGATCGTACTCGTGGAATATGGAAATTACCAATGTCTTCAGTCCAGGGAAATGCATCAGTTGATTCAGGCAATTGTGCAAGATTTCAATTCCCGGCTGACTGAGAAAAATTCGATTTGTGTAGTGTTTCGTTACTTTATCGAACATTCAATTTATCCTCAAGCACAAAAGGCAGCGGAAGCAGCGGAAGCAGCAGCAGCGCAAGGTCAGTTTTGGCAGATGCACGAGATGCTGCTCACCCATCAAGAGGCATTGGGAAACGGCTATCTCGTTGAGTATGCCAATAATCTAGGTCTCGACATCAGCCAATTTTTGCAGGATATCTTCAAACAAGTCCATGTTGACCGCATCAATCAAGATATCGCAAGTGGTCAGCAAAGTGGAGTAGTGACTGCACCAGCTTTGTTTATTAATGGAATTCGGTATCGCCATCGCTGGAATATGGAGCAGTTGATGGCAGCCATTAGCACTGCAACTAATGAAGTGCTTTGA
- a CDS encoding oxidoreductase, translating into MKTQKVWFITGASRGFGLEIAKAALAAGDQVVATVRSQPTQLATTLHNHPDLYAVQMDVTQEGQVQEAVKQGIARFGRVDVLVNNAGFGMVTAIEEATDAEVRKQYDTNIFGLLNVTRAVLPYLRQQKSGRVINITSLFGYDAVPGWGLYGSTKFAIEGLSKGLAVELAPLGIQVTAVAPGLFSTDFLSAESYVAAKTIIDDYQETVGPMRSGANALHGHQPGDPKKFAQVIIQLANTERPPLHLPVGKDTIAMYQNNAAKMAQEIEAWLPVATSTDHDHRIAASTIN; encoded by the coding sequence ATGAAAACGCAGAAAGTATGGTTCATTACCGGAGCGTCCAGGGGCTTTGGGTTGGAAATTGCCAAAGCAGCTCTAGCAGCAGGCGACCAAGTAGTAGCGACAGTTCGCTCTCAGCCCACACAACTCGCCACTACCCTGCACAACCACCCGGATCTGTACGCTGTGCAGATGGATGTCACCCAGGAAGGCCAGGTACAAGAGGCTGTTAAGCAAGGCATTGCCCGTTTCGGCCGGGTTGATGTCTTGGTCAATAATGCCGGGTTTGGCATGGTTACTGCGATCGAAGAAGCCACGGATGCCGAAGTCCGCAAACAGTATGATACCAACATATTTGGGTTATTGAACGTGACTCGTGCGGTGTTGCCGTACCTGCGCCAGCAAAAATCCGGGCGGGTCATCAATATCACGTCGCTGTTCGGCTACGATGCAGTTCCGGGCTGGGGATTGTACGGGTCCACTAAATTTGCGATCGAAGGTCTCTCGAAAGGGTTAGCGGTAGAACTGGCACCGCTCGGCATCCAGGTTACAGCAGTAGCTCCCGGTCTTTTTAGTACCGACTTCCTGAGCGCTGAATCTTATGTTGCCGCTAAAACCATTATCGACGATTACCAGGAAACGGTAGGACCCATGCGTAGCGGAGCCAATGCGCTACACGGGCATCAACCTGGCGATCCGAAAAAGTTTGCTCAGGTGATTATTCAACTTGCCAATACAGAACGTCCGCCGCTGCATTTGCCCGTCGGGAAGGACACGATCGCCATGTACCAGAACAACGCCGCGAAAATGGCACAAGAAATCGAAGCATGGCTACCAGTCGCTACCAGCACTGACCATGACCACCGCATAGCGGCTTCGACCATAAACTGA
- a CDS encoding SDR family oxidoreductase, whose protein sequence is MGIEQKVAVITGASQGIGAALVKAYRDRNYRVVAISRSIQPSNDDAILTVSGDIANRKTAERAIIEGVTRFGRIDTLINNAGIFIAKPFTQYSEADYEVYLGTNVTGFFHMTQLAIAEMEKQGSGHIVQISTSLVDNPIAGVPSVLASLTKGGLNAATRSLAIEYAKRGIRVNAVALGTIKTPMHPAETHAQLDALHPIGRMGEISDIVDAILYLESANFVTGEILHVDGGQSAGH, encoded by the coding sequence ATGGGCATCGAACAGAAAGTCGCCGTTATTACTGGCGCATCGCAGGGCATCGGCGCAGCCCTTGTCAAGGCGTACCGCGATCGCAACTATCGGGTGGTCGCTATCTCACGCTCAATTCAGCCATCGAATGATGATGCAATCCTCACAGTGTCAGGTGACATCGCTAATCGAAAAACCGCCGAACGTGCGATCATCGAAGGCGTGACCCGCTTCGGGCGCATCGACACGCTCATCAACAACGCTGGTATATTCATCGCCAAGCCATTTACCCAATACAGTGAGGCTGATTACGAGGTATATCTGGGCACTAACGTCACTGGCTTCTTTCACATGACGCAACTCGCGATCGCCGAGATGGAGAAGCAGGGTAGCGGTCATATCGTGCAGATATCGACGAGCTTGGTTGACAACCCGATCGCCGGCGTACCATCTGTGCTCGCGTCGCTGACGAAGGGCGGACTGAATGCCGCGACTAGATCGCTTGCGATCGAGTATGCCAAGCGTGGTATCCGGGTGAACGCCGTCGCGCTGGGTACGATCAAAACGCCAATGCATCCCGCAGAGACCCATGCACAGCTCGATGCCCTGCACCCGATCGGTCGTATGGGCGAAATCTCCGACATCGTTGATGCAATCCTCTACCTGGAATCAGCCAACTTTGTCACGGGCGAAATTCTTCACGTCGATGGTGGACAGAGTGCGGGTCACTAA